A portion of the Desmodus rotundus isolate HL8 chromosome 8, HLdesRot8A.1, whole genome shotgun sequence genome contains these proteins:
- the WDR82 gene encoding WD repeat-containing protein 82 yields the protein MKLTDGVLRSFRVAKVFRENSDKINCFDFSPNGETVISSSDDDSIVLYDCQEGKPKRTLYSKKYGVDLIRYTHAANTVVYSSNKIDDTIRYLSLHDNKYIRYFPGHSKRVVALSMSPVDDTFISGSLDKTIRLWDLRSPNCQGLMHLQGKPVCSFDPEGLIFAAGVNSEMVKLYDLRSFDKGPFATFKMQYDRTCEWTGLKFSNDGKLILISTNGSFIRLIDAFKGVVMHTFGGYANSKAVTLEASFTPDSQFIMIGSEDGKIHVWNGESGIKVAVLDGKHTGPITCLQFNPKFMTFASACSNMAFWLPTIDD from the exons ATGAAGCTGACAGACGGCGTGCTGCGGAGCTTCCGCGTCGCCAAGGTGTTTCGTGAGAACTCAGACAAGATTAACTGCTTCGACTTCAGTCCTAACGGGGAGACGGTCATCTCAAGCAGCGACGACGACTCCATCGTGCTCTATGATTGCCAGGAGGGCAA ACCAAAGAGAACCCTGTACAGTAAGAAATATGGCGTGGACCTCATCAGATACACTCATGCAGCAAACACAGTCGTTTACAGCTCTAACAAAATAGACG ATACTATTCGTTACCTGTCCTTGCATGACAACAAATATATCAGATATTTTCCTGGACATAGCAAAAG GGTGGTGGCCTTGTCCATGTCACCTGTGGATGACACTTTCatttctgggtctcttgataagaCCATTCGACTCTGGGATCTCCGGTCTCCTAACTGCCAG ggcCTCATGCATCTACAAGGCAAACCAGTTTGTTCTTTTGATCCAGAAGGATTAATTTTTGCTGCAGGTGTCAATTCCGAAATGGTCAAACTTTATGACCTTCGCTCTTTTGATAAG GGGCCATTTGCAACATTTAAGATGCAGTATGATCGGACTTGTGAGTGGACAGGACTTAAGTTCAGCAATGATGGCAAACTCATCCTCATCTCCACCAATGGCAGCTTCATCCGTCTCATCGATGCATTCAAGGGAGTGGTGATGCACACATTTGGG GGTTATGCCAACAGCAAAGCTGTCACATTGGAGGCCTCATTTACTCCAGACTCCCAGTTTATTATGATTG GTTCAGAGGATGGCAAGATCCATGTCTGGAATGGAGAGAGCGGTATAAAAGTAGCTGTGTTGGATGGCAAACATACAGGCCCCATTACCTGTTTACAGTTCAACCCCAAGTTCATGACCTTTGCCAGTGCATGTTCCAACATG GCCTTCTGGTTGCCCACCATTGATGACTGA